From the genome of Rhizobium sp. SSA_523, one region includes:
- a CDS encoding glycosyl hydrolase, producing the protein MARWKEALAAGLWSRVSLAGMVVTMLWLVARPATAEAVFARPTAAFLDSIGVVSTFEDRGQPDAETLAMVRYGGFRWLRGGIEGLTEKGPLRIDSFLRLHREAGVKISWGLVSGSADLDRLLSTGRILAKAGALLAFEGNNEPNNWPVTYRGEKGGGRFSWLPVAKLHADLYRAVKADPLLKSYPVWSVSEPGAQTDNAGLQFLEIPQGAGTLMPAGTRFADYANVHNYLYHPSVPEPADNKAWNAADPTSASLVDGLYGNFGRTWAKQYQGYSEEALKDLPRVTTETGATIGGAVDERMHGLNLVNLYLSQFARGYSYTSVYILRDRTDEQGNQTFGFFRPDYSPRLAAHYLHNLSRILADPARRPSPGRLDYEIGPKPETVHDLLLQHSDGTFHLVIWGEALAGSSRVQVRLADRVRRADLFDVTSGTSAIASFQDTRQMELTVSDHPLVLKLAF; encoded by the coding sequence ATGGCGAGATGGAAGGAAGCCCTGGCGGCTGGCTTGTGGTCACGCGTAAGCCTTGCGGGCATGGTCGTTACAATGCTCTGGCTTGTCGCGCGCCCGGCGACCGCCGAGGCGGTGTTCGCCAGGCCGACCGCCGCATTCCTTGACAGTATCGGCGTCGTTTCGACCTTCGAGGATCGTGGACAGCCTGATGCCGAAACGCTCGCAATGGTTCGCTATGGCGGTTTCCGCTGGCTGCGGGGCGGGATCGAAGGCCTGACGGAAAAAGGCCCTCTCCGGATCGACAGCTTTCTGCGGCTGCACCGCGAAGCCGGGGTCAAGATCAGCTGGGGCCTTGTCAGCGGCAGCGCGGATCTCGATCGGCTCCTGTCGACCGGGCGCATCCTGGCGAAGGCGGGTGCGCTTCTCGCCTTCGAGGGCAATAACGAGCCGAACAACTGGCCGGTGACCTATCGGGGCGAAAAGGGCGGCGGCCGGTTCTCCTGGCTGCCGGTGGCCAAGCTTCATGCCGACCTCTACCGGGCGGTCAAGGCGGATCCCCTGCTCAAGTCATATCCGGTCTGGTCGGTGAGCGAGCCCGGGGCGCAGACGGACAATGCCGGCCTGCAATTTCTCGAAATTCCACAGGGCGCGGGGACTTTGATGCCGGCCGGGACCCGGTTTGCCGATTACGCCAATGTGCATAATTACCTCTATCATCCGAGCGTGCCGGAACCGGCCGACAACAAGGCCTGGAATGCTGCCGATCCGACCAGCGCCTCCCTGGTCGATGGTCTTTACGGAAACTTCGGAAGAACCTGGGCCAAGCAGTATCAAGGCTATTCGGAAGAGGCGTTGAAGGACCTGCCGCGCGTCACGACCGAGACCGGGGCGACGATAGGCGGTGCGGTGGACGAGCGGATGCACGGGCTGAACCTGGTCAATCTCTATCTGTCGCAATTTGCCAGAGGCTACAGCTATACCTCCGTCTATATCCTGCGCGACCGCACCGACGAACAGGGAAATCAGACCTTCGGCTTCTTCCGGCCGGACTACAGCCCGAGGCTTGCGGCCCATTACCTGCACAATCTGAGCCGGATCCTCGCCGATCCCGCGCGCCGCCCGTCGCCCGGCCGGCTGGATTACGAGATCGGCCCGAAACCGGAGACGGTGCATGATCTGCTCTTGCAGCACAGCGACGGCACGTTCCACCTCGTCATATGGGGCGAGGCGCTGGCAGGATCGAGCCGCGTGCAGGTCCGGTTGGCCGATCGCGTGCGGCGGGCGGATCTTTTCGACGTGACGAGCGGCACATCCGCGATCGCGTCCTTTCAGGACACGAGGCAGATGGAGCTTACCGTGAGCGATCACCCCCTGGTGCTGAAACTGGCCTTCTGA